The Kaustia mangrovi genome has a segment encoding these proteins:
- a CDS encoding LysR substrate-binding domain-containing protein — translation MNRIGPALPPLSSLKAFEAAARLESFTAAAEELGLTQAAVSKQVRLLERDLGKALFERRNRAVFLTEEGRRFGRIVSAALGDMAAEAARLRGTAASGELVLLCQLCEAFYWLMPRLSRFHEAHPDIELRVVSSLKPLTEAGEAYDVAIQTSGRASGSARLAFTASDGIFPVCSPRLVAAAPLPLNPEDLAAYPLLSHRVVPQDWLDWDGWFAAIGSGIRPGARTRDFDSFPLVLQAAVAGQGIALGWRRTVEGMVAEGKLVRPCRETVERPAEISVFRGTRTAMRAQTQSLLDWLAAELAD, via the coding sequence ATGAATCGTATCGGACCGGCCCTGCCGCCCCTGTCCAGCCTCAAGGCCTTCGAGGCCGCCGCACGGCTGGAGAGCTTCACCGCCGCCGCCGAAGAGCTGGGCCTGACCCAGGCGGCGGTGAGCAAGCAGGTCCGCCTGCTCGAGCGGGATCTCGGCAAGGCCCTCTTCGAGCGGCGCAACCGTGCCGTCTTCCTGACCGAGGAGGGCCGCCGCTTCGGGCGCATCGTGAGCGCGGCGCTCGGTGACATGGCGGCGGAGGCCGCCCGGCTGCGCGGGACCGCCGCCAGCGGGGAGCTCGTCCTGCTGTGCCAGCTTTGCGAGGCCTTCTACTGGCTCATGCCCCGGCTCTCGCGGTTTCACGAGGCCCATCCCGATATCGAGCTGCGCGTCGTCTCCTCGCTCAAGCCGCTGACCGAGGCGGGCGAGGCCTACGATGTCGCCATCCAGACGTCGGGCCGGGCGTCCGGGTCGGCCCGGCTCGCCTTCACCGCAAGCGACGGGATCTTCCCGGTCTGCTCGCCCCGGCTCGTGGCGGCAGCGCCTCTGCCCCTGAACCCCGAAGACCTCGCCGCCTATCCCCTCCTCTCCCACCGGGTGGTGCCGCAGGACTGGCTCGACTGGGACGGCTGGTTCGCCGCCATCGGCTCCGGCATCCGGCCCGGCGCGCGCACGCGCGACTTCGACAGCTTCCCGCTCGTGCTCCAGGCCGCGGTCGCGGGACAGGGCATCGCGCTCGGCTGGCGGCGCACAGTGGAGGGCATGGTCGCGGAGGGCAAGCTCGTCCGGCCCTGCCGCGAAACGGTCGAGCGGCCGGCGGAGATTTCCGTCTTCAGGGGTACCCGCACCGCCATGCGCGCGCAAACGCAGTCGCTGCTCGACTGGCTGGCCGCGGAGCTGGCCGACTGA
- a CDS encoding DMT family transporter, whose amino-acid sequence MVAGRESARSRLVQGILAIVGAVFLLSLSDSIVKLTSDRLPVAQLLLVRSVLAAIAILAIARLWRTRIPLRLERPGAVGLRSLCLTIMWVCYYAALPTMPFALAAAALYTAPMWMAILFRGLLGEPVGWRRWGAIAIGLAGVGLVLRPDAAGLAPVSLLPFAAAFCYALAAVVTWSRCGGESPLAMALNLNLGLAGAGALGVLWPAVSGLGLGGPGAGSAAWMPLDAGSWALLGLLAVFMVAIATAVARAYQLAPAPVVGMFDNAYLVFAALWSALLIGDLPDFRGLAGMVLIGLAAMLSALPGRQAPAA is encoded by the coding sequence ATGGTCGCCGGTCGGGAGTCGGCCCGGAGCCGGCTCGTGCAGGGCATTCTGGCGATTGTCGGGGCGGTCTTCCTGCTGTCGCTCTCCGATTCCATCGTCAAGCTGACGAGCGACCGCCTTCCCGTCGCCCAGCTTCTCCTGGTGCGCTCGGTGCTTGCCGCGATCGCGATCCTCGCAATCGCGCGCCTCTGGCGGACCCGGATCCCGCTGCGCCTGGAACGGCCGGGCGCGGTCGGCCTGCGCAGCCTGTGCCTGACAATCATGTGGGTCTGCTACTATGCGGCCCTGCCGACCATGCCCTTCGCGCTGGCGGCGGCGGCGCTCTATACCGCACCCATGTGGATGGCGATCCTGTTCCGCGGCCTTCTGGGCGAGCCGGTCGGCTGGCGCCGCTGGGGCGCGATCGCCATCGGGCTTGCGGGCGTCGGTCTGGTCCTGCGCCCCGATGCGGCCGGCCTCGCCCCGGTGAGCCTCCTGCCTTTTGCGGCGGCGTTCTGCTATGCGCTCGCCGCGGTCGTCACATGGAGCCGGTGCGGCGGGGAGTCACCGCTTGCAATGGCGTTGAACCTCAATCTCGGGCTTGCGGGCGCCGGGGCGCTGGGTGTCCTGTGGCCGGCGGTCTCCGGCTTGGGGCTCGGCGGACCGGGCGCGGGGAGCGCCGCGTGGATGCCGCTCGACGCCGGAAGCTGGGCACTCCTCGGCCTTCTGGCAGTCTTCATGGTCGCGATTGCCACGGCGGTGGCGAGAGCCTACCAGCTCGCGCCCGCGCCCGTGGTGGGCATGTTCGACAATGCCTATCTGGTCTTCGCGGCCCTGTGGAGCGCGCTGCTGATCGGCGACCTCCCCGATTTTCGCGGCCTTGCGGGCATGGTCCTGATCGGGCTGGCCGCCATGTTGAGCGCCCTACCGGGCCGCCAGGCACCGGCCGCCTGA
- the fabI gene encoding enoyl-ACP reductase FabI: protein MTTTVQTAGKGLMSGKRGLIMGVANDHSIAWGIARALAEQGAELAFTYQGEQFGRRVKPLAESLGSTMVLPCDVEDPDSLDALFAEIERQWGSLDFVVHAIAYSDKSELKGRYANTTRENFVRTMVISCFSFTEVARRAVALMPEGGAFLTLTYGGSMRVMPNYNVMGVAKAALEASVRYLATDFGGQNIRVNAISAGPVRTLAGSGVADARVMFNYQKKHSPLRRTVTIDDVGGAALYLLSDLASGVTGEIHYVDSGYNTISMPQPDEIKREAVEEENGNGNLRDAAQ from the coding sequence ATGACAACCACGGTTCAGACGGCGGGCAAAGGCCTTATGAGCGGCAAGCGCGGTCTCATCATGGGCGTCGCCAATGACCATTCCATCGCCTGGGGCATTGCGCGCGCGCTCGCCGAGCAGGGTGCCGAGCTGGCCTTCACCTATCAGGGCGAGCAGTTCGGCCGCCGGGTCAAGCCGCTGGCGGAATCGCTCGGCAGCACGATGGTCCTGCCCTGCGATGTGGAGGACCCCGACAGTCTCGACGCGCTGTTCGCCGAGATCGAGCGCCAATGGGGCTCGCTGGACTTCGTGGTTCACGCCATCGCCTATTCCGACAAGAGCGAGCTGAAGGGCCGCTACGCCAACACGACGCGCGAGAACTTCGTGCGCACCATGGTCATCTCGTGCTTCTCCTTCACGGAGGTCGCCCGCCGGGCCGTGGCGCTGATGCCGGAGGGCGGCGCCTTCCTGACGCTGACCTATGGCGGCTCGATGCGGGTCATGCCGAACTACAATGTGATGGGTGTCGCCAAGGCCGCGCTCGAGGCGAGCGTGCGCTATCTCGCAACCGATTTCGGCGGACAGAACATCCGCGTGAACGCCATTTCGGCGGGCCCCGTGCGCACGCTTGCCGGCTCCGGCGTCGCCGATGCGCGCGTCATGTTCAACTATCAGAAGAAGCATTCGCCGCTGCGCCGCACCGTGACCATCGACGATGTCGGCGGCGCCGCGCTCTACCTGCTCTCCGATCTCGCCTCCGGCGTGACCGGCGAGATCCATTATGTGGATTCCGGCTACAACACCATCTCCATGCCCCAGCCCGACGAGATCAAGCGCGAGGCTGTGGAAGAGGAGAACGGTAACGGGAACCTGCGCGACGCCGCGCAGTGA
- the fabB gene encoding beta-ketoacyl-ACP synthase I: MRRVVVTGIGIVSSIGNNAQEVLSSLREAKSGIVKADDYERLGFKCRVHGAPSLDLESAVDRRVRRFMGDGAAWNYVAMTQAVQDAGLEESDVKNERTGMIMGSGGPSTRTIVQAADTTREKGPRRVGPFAVPAAMSSTNSATLSVPFGIRGVSYSISSACSTSAHCIGNGAELIQWGKQDVVFAGGGEELDWTLSVLFDAMGAMSTHFNDQPGTASRAYDVNRDGFVIAGGGGVVVLEELEHAKARGAKIYAELTGYGATSDGYDMVQPSGEGAVRCMRQALKTVGEPIDYINPHATSTPIGDTREIEAIREVFGSKIPPISATKSLTGHSLGAAGVQEAIYSILMMRNGFVCESAHIEELDPEFADMPIVRERMDNADINVVLSNSFGFGGTNASLVFQRYDA; the protein is encoded by the coding sequence GTGAGGCGCGTGGTCGTTACAGGCATCGGAATCGTATCCAGCATCGGGAACAATGCCCAGGAGGTGCTGTCCTCCCTGCGCGAGGCGAAGTCCGGCATCGTGAAGGCGGACGATTATGAGCGCCTCGGCTTCAAGTGCCGCGTCCACGGCGCCCCGTCCCTCGATCTCGAAAGCGCGGTCGACCGCCGCGTGCGCCGCTTCATGGGCGACGGCGCGGCCTGGAACTACGTCGCCATGACCCAGGCGGTGCAGGATGCTGGCCTGGAGGAGAGCGACGTCAAGAACGAGCGGACCGGCATGATCATGGGCTCCGGCGGCCCGTCGACGCGCACCATCGTGCAGGCCGCGGACACGACCCGCGAGAAGGGGCCGCGCCGGGTCGGACCCTTCGCGGTACCCGCCGCCATGTCGAGCACCAATTCCGCGACCCTGTCGGTGCCCTTCGGCATTCGCGGCGTCAGCTATTCCATCTCGTCGGCCTGCTCCACCTCCGCCCATTGCATCGGCAACGGTGCGGAGCTCATCCAGTGGGGCAAGCAGGATGTCGTCTTCGCCGGCGGCGGCGAGGAGCTGGACTGGACCCTGTCCGTCCTGTTCGACGCCATGGGCGCGATGTCGACCCACTTCAACGACCAGCCCGGCACCGCCTCGCGCGCCTATGACGTCAATCGCGACGGCTTCGTGATCGCCGGCGGCGGCGGCGTCGTGGTGCTGGAGGAACTCGAGCACGCCAAGGCGCGCGGCGCGAAGATCTATGCCGAGCTCACCGGCTACGGCGCGACCTCGGACGGTTACGACATGGTCCAGCCTTCCGGCGAGGGTGCGGTGCGCTGCATGCGTCAGGCGCTGAAGACCGTGGGCGAGCCCATCGACTACATCAACCCGCACGCCACATCGACGCCGATCGGCGATACCCGCGAGATCGAGGCGATCCGCGAGGTGTTCGGCAGCAAGATCCCGCCGATCTCGGCCACCAAGTCGCTGACCGGCCACTCGCTCGGCGCGGCCGGCGTGCAGGAGGCGATCTATTCCATCCTCATGATGCGCAACGGGTTCGTATGCGAGAGCGCCCATATCGAGGAGCTCGATCCGGAATTCGCCGACATGCCCATTGTGCGCGAGCGCATGGACAATGCCGACATCAATGTCGTGCTGTCCAACAGCTTCGGCTTCGGAGGCACCAATGCCTCGCTCGTCTTCCAGCGTTATGACGCCTGA
- the fabA gene encoding 3-hydroxyacyl-[acyl-carrier-protein] dehydratase FabA — MFKRKSSYGYDDLLACARGELFGEGNAQLPLPPMLMFDRISHISETGGEYGKGQIVAELDIKRDLWFFPCHFLGDPVMPGCLGLDALWQLLGFFLGWLGAPGKGRALSVGEVKFSGMVVPTVKKVEYVVNLKRVMQRKLTLGIADGLLKADGETIYTANDLRVGLFLPNQA; from the coding sequence ATGTTCAAGCGCAAATCGAGCTACGGCTATGACGACCTTCTCGCATGTGCTCGCGGCGAGCTGTTCGGCGAGGGCAATGCCCAGCTTCCCCTGCCGCCGATGCTGATGTTCGACCGGATCTCGCACATTTCCGAGACCGGCGGCGAATACGGCAAGGGTCAGATCGTGGCCGAGCTCGATATCAAGCGCGACCTGTGGTTCTTCCCCTGCCATTTCCTGGGCGACCCGGTCATGCCGGGCTGCCTGGGGCTCGACGCGCTGTGGCAGCTCCTCGGCTTCTTTCTCGGCTGGCTCGGCGCGCCCGGCAAGGGCCGCGCGCTCAGCGTCGGCGAGGTCAAGTTCTCCGGCATGGTCGTGCCGACCGTGAAGAAGGTCGAATATGTCGTCAATCTCAAGAGGGTCATGCAGCGCAAGCTCACCCTCGGCATCGCCGACGGGTTGCTAAAGGCCGACGGAGAGACGATCTACACGGCAAACGATTTGAGAGTCGGGCTCTTTCTGCCGAACCAGGCGTAA
- the irrA gene encoding iron response transcriptional regulator IrrA encodes MEPVNGASKVKVIERLRSAGLRPTRQRVALADLLFREGDRHVTAEQLHEEAVRAHVPVSLATVYNTLNQFTRAGLLREVAIDGAKTYFDTNTSNHYHFFMEETGDLVDIESDALKVVGLPETPNGTRISRIDVIVRLSDQ; translated from the coding sequence ATGGAGCCTGTGAACGGGGCATCGAAAGTGAAAGTCATCGAAAGACTCCGCAGCGCCGGCCTGCGTCCGACACGCCAGCGCGTCGCGCTCGCCGACCTTCTGTTCCGCGAGGGCGACCGGCATGTGACGGCCGAGCAACTGCACGAGGAGGCCGTCCGCGCCCATGTGCCCGTGTCGCTCGCGACCGTGTACAACACGCTCAACCAGTTCACGCGGGCGGGCCTTCTGCGCGAGGTCGCGATCGACGGCGCGAAGACCTATTTCGACACCAACACGTCGAACCACTACCATTTCTTCATGGAAGAGACCGGGGATCTGGTGGATATCGAGTCCGACGCGCTGAAGGTCGTGGGCCTTCCCGAGACGCCGAACGGAACGCGCATCAGCCGGATCGACGTGATCGTCCGCCTGTCCGACCAGTAA
- a CDS encoding SH3 domain-containing protein, with translation MRTVALAMVAMAIVAAVATALLSSRNTATAGSDDLQTAAVTPLPTGNTGPSGLPLPRFVSLKTDRVNVRRGPSTAHQVSWVFARKGLPVEIIAEYDHWRRVRDSEGEEGWVYHSLLTGRRTALVAPWRRDGALELHSEPNDRSATVARLETGVVGDVVDCTGEWCEITVSGYDGWIEQTMLWGVYPGERID, from the coding sequence CCGCGGTCGCGACAGCGCTGCTGTCGTCGCGCAATACGGCGACGGCGGGAAGCGACGATCTGCAGACCGCAGCGGTGACCCCGCTGCCCACCGGCAATACCGGGCCGAGCGGCCTGCCGCTTCCCCGCTTCGTCAGCCTCAAGACCGACCGCGTGAATGTCCGCCGCGGGCCGAGCACCGCCCATCAGGTCTCCTGGGTCTTCGCGCGCAAGGGTCTGCCCGTGGAGATCATCGCCGAATACGACCACTGGCGCCGGGTGCGCGACAGCGAGGGCGAGGAGGGCTGGGTCTATCACAGCCTGCTGACCGGGCGGCGCACGGCACTCGTCGCCCCCTGGCGCAGGGACGGCGCGCTCGAGCTGCACAGCGAGCCCAACGACCGGTCCGCCACCGTGGCCCGCCTCGAGACGGGCGTGGTCGGCGATGTCGTGGACTGCACCGGGGAATGGTGCGAGATCACCGTGTCCGGCTATGATGGCTGGATCGAGCAGACCATGCTCTGGGGTGTCTATCCGGGCGAACGGATCGACTGA